The following coding sequences are from one Apodemus sylvaticus chromosome X, mApoSyl1.1, whole genome shotgun sequence window:
- the Uprt gene encoding uracil phosphoribosyltransferase homolog isoform X1 — MATELQHPDSMPCHNRQVNSTSSPSPERVLAEDPVLDHAEENNAAMAKLTLLPGHAHSSVLSERDSQACCSTNLHSENHSDSSDSGNFDAPAGDSLLGDCELSRQIGAQLKLLPMNDQIRELQTIIRDKTASRGDFMFSADRLTLSQSFRGWGRKQGSFEIRLVVEEGLNQLPYKECMVTTPTGHKYEGVKFEKGNCGVSIMRSGEAMEQGLRDCCRSIRIGKILIQSDEETQRAKVYYAKFPPDIHRRKVLLMYPILSTGNTVIEAVKVLIEHGVQPSVIILLSLFSTPHGAKSIIQEFPEITILTTEVHPVAPTHFGQKYFGTD; from the exons ATGGCCACGGAGTTACAGCATCCGGACTCGATGCCCTGTCACAACCGGCAAGTAAACTCTACTTCTAGCCCAAGTCCTGAGCGTGTGCTAGCTGAGGACCCGGTCCTGGATCATGCAGAGGAAAATAACGCTGCTATGGCTAAGCTGACTCTCCTCCCTGGGCACGCCCATTCTAGCGTGCTTTCGGAGCGGGACTCTCAGGCCTGCTGCAGCACTAATCTTCACTCTGAGAACCACAGTGACAGTAGTGACAGTGGCAACTTCGATGCACCTGCTGGCGACTCCCTGCTAGGGGACTGTGAACTCTCCCGACAGATTGGGGCTCAGCTTAAGTTGCTGCCTATGAATGATCAGATCCGGGAGCTGCAGACTATCATCCGGGACAA gacAGCCAGTAGAGGGGACTTCATGTTTTCTGCGGACCGCTTG ACTCTGTCCCAGAGTTTCAGAGGATGGGGCAGGAAACAAGGCTCTTTCGAG ATCAGACTTGTTGTAGAAGAGGGATTGAATCAACTGCCATATAAAGAATGTATGGTGACCACTCCGACAG GGCACAAGTATGAAGGAGTGAAATTTGAGAAAGGAAATTGTGGGGTCAGCATAATGAGAAGCG GTGAGGCAATGGAACAAGGTTTGCGAGATTGCTGTCGATCTATACGGATTGGGAAGATCCTGATTCAGAGTGATGAGGAGACACAAAGGGCCAAAGTATATTATGCCAAGTTCCCCCCAGACATTCATCGCAGAAAAGTCCTTCTGATGTATCCAATTCTCA GTACTGGAAATACTGTAATTGAAGCTGTAAAGGTTCTTATAGAACATGGAGTTCAACCCAGTGTTATTATCCtactcagtctcttctccaccccCCATg gtgCCAAATCAATCATTCAAGAATTTCCAGAGATCACAATTTTAACTACTGAAGTTCATCCTGTTGCACCTACACATTTTGGACAGAAATACTTTGGAACAGACtaa
- the Uprt gene encoding uracil phosphoribosyltransferase homolog isoform X2, translating into MATELQHPDSMPCHNRQVNSTSSPSPERVLAEDPVLDHAEENNAAMAKLTLLPGHAHSSVLSERDSQACCSTNLHSENHSDSSDSGNFDAPAGDSLLGDCELSRQIGAQLKLLPMNDQIRELQTIIRDKTASRGDFMFSADRLIRLVVEEGLNQLPYKECMVTTPTGHKYEGVKFEKGNCGVSIMRSGEAMEQGLRDCCRSIRIGKILIQSDEETQRAKVYYAKFPPDIHRRKVLLMYPILSTGNTVIEAVKVLIEHGVQPSVIILLSLFSTPHGAKSIIQEFPEITILTTEVHPVAPTHFGQKYFGTD; encoded by the exons ATGGCCACGGAGTTACAGCATCCGGACTCGATGCCCTGTCACAACCGGCAAGTAAACTCTACTTCTAGCCCAAGTCCTGAGCGTGTGCTAGCTGAGGACCCGGTCCTGGATCATGCAGAGGAAAATAACGCTGCTATGGCTAAGCTGACTCTCCTCCCTGGGCACGCCCATTCTAGCGTGCTTTCGGAGCGGGACTCTCAGGCCTGCTGCAGCACTAATCTTCACTCTGAGAACCACAGTGACAGTAGTGACAGTGGCAACTTCGATGCACCTGCTGGCGACTCCCTGCTAGGGGACTGTGAACTCTCCCGACAGATTGGGGCTCAGCTTAAGTTGCTGCCTATGAATGATCAGATCCGGGAGCTGCAGACTATCATCCGGGACAA gacAGCCAGTAGAGGGGACTTCATGTTTTCTGCGGACCGCTTG ATCAGACTTGTTGTAGAAGAGGGATTGAATCAACTGCCATATAAAGAATGTATGGTGACCACTCCGACAG GGCACAAGTATGAAGGAGTGAAATTTGAGAAAGGAAATTGTGGGGTCAGCATAATGAGAAGCG GTGAGGCAATGGAACAAGGTTTGCGAGATTGCTGTCGATCTATACGGATTGGGAAGATCCTGATTCAGAGTGATGAGGAGACACAAAGGGCCAAAGTATATTATGCCAAGTTCCCCCCAGACATTCATCGCAGAAAAGTCCTTCTGATGTATCCAATTCTCA GTACTGGAAATACTGTAATTGAAGCTGTAAAGGTTCTTATAGAACATGGAGTTCAACCCAGTGTTATTATCCtactcagtctcttctccaccccCCATg gtgCCAAATCAATCATTCAAGAATTTCCAGAGATCACAATTTTAACTACTGAAGTTCATCCTGTTGCACCTACACATTTTGGACAGAAATACTTTGGAACAGACtaa
- the Uprt gene encoding uracil phosphoribosyltransferase homolog isoform X3 produces the protein MATELQHPDSMPCHNRTASRGDFMFSADRLIRLVVEEGLNQLPYKECMVTTPTGHKYEGVKFEKGNCGVSIMRSGEAMEQGLRDCCRSIRIGKILIQSDEETQRAKVYYAKFPPDIHRRKVLLMYPILSTGNTVIEAVKVLIEHGVQPSVIILLSLFSTPHGAKSIIQEFPEITILTTEVHPVAPTHFGQKYFGTD, from the exons ATGGCCACGGAGTTACAGCATCCGGACTCGATGCCCTGTCACAACCG gacAGCCAGTAGAGGGGACTTCATGTTTTCTGCGGACCGCTTG ATCAGACTTGTTGTAGAAGAGGGATTGAATCAACTGCCATATAAAGAATGTATGGTGACCACTCCGACAG GGCACAAGTATGAAGGAGTGAAATTTGAGAAAGGAAATTGTGGGGTCAGCATAATGAGAAGCG GTGAGGCAATGGAACAAGGTTTGCGAGATTGCTGTCGATCTATACGGATTGGGAAGATCCTGATTCAGAGTGATGAGGAGACACAAAGGGCCAAAGTATATTATGCCAAGTTCCCCCCAGACATTCATCGCAGAAAAGTCCTTCTGATGTATCCAATTCTCA GTACTGGAAATACTGTAATTGAAGCTGTAAAGGTTCTTATAGAACATGGAGTTCAACCCAGTGTTATTATCCtactcagtctcttctccaccccCCATg gtgCCAAATCAATCATTCAAGAATTTCCAGAGATCACAATTTTAACTACTGAAGTTCATCCTGTTGCACCTACACATTTTGGACAGAAATACTTTGGAACAGACtaa